The following proteins are co-located in the Rhodanobacteraceae bacterium genome:
- a CDS encoding ABC transporter ATP-binding protein, giving the protein MSEPETVFSARGLTKVYRTGEVEIHALRGVDLDLYAGEFVVLLGPSGSGKSTLLNILGGLDVPSAGNVRYRDHDLSAADEEALTRFRREHVGFVFQFYNLIPSLTARENVEVVTEIASHPMNAAEALALVGLGDRVDAFPAQLSGGQQQRVAIARAIAKQPEVLLCDEPTGALDSETGVRVLEALSEVNQRLGTTTVVITHNAGIAAMAHRVIHLSDGRIVSVERNTARRKAGEISW; this is encoded by the coding sequence ATGAGCGAGCCCGAAACCGTCTTTTCCGCCCGCGGGCTGACCAAGGTCTACCGCACCGGCGAGGTGGAGATCCATGCGCTGCGCGGGGTCGACCTGGATCTCTACGCCGGCGAGTTCGTGGTGCTGCTGGGGCCTTCGGGCAGCGGCAAGTCGACCCTGCTGAACATCCTTGGCGGCCTCGATGTGCCGAGCGCGGGGAACGTGCGCTACCGCGACCACGACCTGTCGGCGGCCGATGAGGAGGCACTGACGCGCTTCCGGCGCGAGCACGTGGGCTTCGTGTTCCAGTTCTACAACCTGATCCCCTCGCTGACCGCGCGCGAGAACGTGGAGGTGGTCACCGAGATCGCGAGCCACCCGATGAACGCCGCCGAAGCGCTCGCGCTGGTCGGCCTCGGCGACCGCGTCGACGCCTTCCCGGCGCAGCTTTCCGGTGGCCAGCAGCAGCGCGTCGCCATCGCCCGCGCGATCGCCAAGCAGCCCGAGGTGCTGTTGTGCGACGAACCCACCGGCGCGCTCGATTCGGAAACCGGCGTGCGCGTCCTGGAAGCCCTGTCCGAGGTCAACCAGCGCCTCGGCACCACCACCGTGGTGATCACTCACAACGCCGGCATCGCCGCCATGGCCCATCGCGTGATCCACCTGTCGGACGGTCGGATCGTCAGCGTGGAGCGGAATACGGCAAGGCGCAAGGCGGGGGAGATTTCGTGGTGA
- a CDS encoding TonB-dependent receptor: MIRRPCALACALLAISPALAAQAEDDAAYAELMATLEQETAIATRTRMNRDFVPGMVSVLEGEQLIATGVRTVWEALAQVPGVQIELDGRGNPTLTARGIQFPFNSGSIQILLNGFPIGREDIGSNGAALFLPIAHVERIEFVRGPGSVLYGDYAFQGLLNIVTRQEGRFVEAGVDDHGAREAHWLHAGEIGDWRYSGSFAALASDDVVLPGTRQAGEDRRSGVLQLARGDLRLLAQGEMRDIGRISGAPPDPGFEDSSWTIAGEYAHDFGNGLELRGHAQHLDNRYYTGELRTQQGSVDLVFEGTELRGGGELAWSGWSNQQWLAGISYMHGDIDLATFRGAGPPGLPPILLRVTGERREVLSAYLQDQIALQEDLQLTLGARWDDNRDVGTRLTPRASLVWQPAEGHVLKAQYAQGHRAPTFFELYTIPGTDLDFEVNATTEVSYIHRKPGRTLRATLYQSRLSDMIFLDPRIRGFGNVASARSDGLELEWSQHIGERLRVDATLSHVDAEANRNAQLRSEPSGATPRLTGNLAVVWRMLDHASLGVAWNHVGARDAVIAGSGEYDRVDLNLVVKGWLHPDLDLRLGVDNVLDERTTHLIIGPTGVTNLDYQDRISWLQLRWRY, translated from the coding sequence ATGATCCGCCGGCCTTGCGCCCTTGCATGCGCGCTGCTGGCGATCTCGCCGGCACTGGCGGCGCAGGCGGAAGACGATGCCGCCTACGCCGAGCTGATGGCGACGCTGGAGCAGGAGACGGCGATCGCCACCCGCACGCGGATGAACCGCGATTTCGTCCCGGGCATGGTCAGCGTACTCGAGGGCGAGCAGCTCATCGCGACCGGCGTGCGCACGGTGTGGGAGGCGCTGGCGCAGGTGCCCGGCGTGCAGATCGAGCTCGATGGCCGGGGCAACCCCACGCTGACCGCGCGCGGCATCCAGTTCCCTTTCAACTCCGGCAGCATCCAGATCCTGCTGAACGGCTTCCCGATCGGCCGCGAGGACATCGGCAGCAACGGTGCCGCGCTGTTCCTGCCGATCGCGCATGTCGAGCGCATCGAGTTCGTGCGCGGCCCCGGATCGGTGCTGTACGGCGACTACGCCTTCCAGGGTCTGCTCAACATCGTCACCCGCCAGGAGGGGCGCTTCGTCGAGGCCGGCGTGGACGACCACGGCGCACGCGAGGCCCACTGGCTGCACGCGGGCGAGATCGGCGACTGGCGCTACAGCGGCAGCTTCGCCGCGCTCGCCAGCGACGACGTGGTGCTGCCGGGCACGCGCCAGGCGGGCGAGGACCGTCGCAGCGGCGTGCTCCAGCTTGCCCGCGGCGACCTGCGCCTGCTGGCCCAGGGCGAGATGCGCGACATCGGCCGCATCAGCGGCGCCCCCCCGGATCCGGGCTTCGAAGACTCCTCCTGGACCATTGCCGGCGAGTACGCCCACGACTTCGGCAACGGGCTGGAACTGCGCGGCCATGCACAGCACCTCGACAACCGCTACTACACCGGCGAACTGCGCACGCAGCAGGGCAGCGTCGACCTGGTGTTCGAGGGCACGGAACTGCGCGGCGGGGGCGAACTGGCATGGAGCGGCTGGTCCAACCAGCAGTGGCTGGCCGGCATTTCCTACATGCACGGGGACATCGATCTCGCGACCTTCCGCGGCGCCGGTCCGCCGGGCCTGCCGCCGATCCTGCTCCGCGTCACCGGTGAGCGGCGCGAAGTCCTCAGCGCCTATCTGCAGGACCAGATCGCGCTGCAGGAAGACCTGCAGCTGACCCTGGGGGCCCGCTGGGACGACAACCGCGACGTCGGCACCCGGCTCACCCCGCGCGCCTCGCTGGTCTGGCAGCCCGCCGAAGGCCACGTACTGAAGGCGCAATATGCGCAGGGACACCGCGCGCCGACTTTCTTCGAGTTGTACACCATTCCCGGCACCGACCTCGATTTCGAAGTCAACGCCACCACCGAGGTCAGCTACATCCATCGCAAGCCAGGGCGCACGCTGCGCGCCACGCTGTACCAGTCGCGGCTGTCCGACATGATCTTCCTCGATCCACGGATCCGTGGCTTCGGCAATGTCGCCAGCGCGCGATCCGATGGTCTGGAACTGGAATGGAGCCAGCACATCGGCGAGCGCCTGCGCGTCGATGCGACGCTCAGCCATGTCGACGCCGAGGCCAACCGCAATGCGCAGCTGCGCAGCGAACCGTCGGGCGCCACGCCGCGCCTGACCGGCAACCTGGCGGTGGTCTGGCGCATGCTCGACCATGCCTCGCTGGGCGTGGCCTGGAACCATGTCGGCGCGCGCGACGCGGTGATCGCCGGCAGCGGCGAATACGACCGGGTGGACCTCAACCTCGTGGTCAAGGGCTGGCTGCACCCGGACCTCGACCTGCGCCTGGGCGTAGACAACGTCCTCGACGAGCGCACCACGCACCTGATCATCGGTCCCACCGGCGTCACCAACCTGGACTACCAGGACCGTATCAGCTGGCTGCAACTGCGCTGGCGGTATTGA
- a CDS encoding diguanylate cyclase, producing the protein MLKTAQAAAPRVLIVDDEPANIQVLAEALPGFALNFATSAARALELALESSPDLILLDVVMPGMDGFDCLRWLKAEPRTQHIPVIFVTAMTELEDEERGFALGAVDYILKPISPAIVRARVRTHIELKRQRDLLEEHAAMDGLTGIANRRRFDQELSRSWHAAQRNGLPLTLMLLDVDHFKRYNDYYGHSPGDECLRRVAGALHATFSRGEDLAARYGGEEFALLLTGSGGGALQVQRALDAVHALQIPHARSESSLFVSISIGAVTTVATPGASADAALTLADGLLYAAKHGGRDRGEVHDLIAGERSSVLRSGAGEVAS; encoded by the coding sequence ATGCTGAAGACCGCCCAAGCCGCTGCGCCGCGTGTCCTGATCGTCGACGACGAGCCAGCCAACATCCAGGTGCTGGCCGAGGCCCTGCCCGGCTTCGCGCTGAACTTCGCCACCAGCGCCGCGCGTGCGCTGGAGCTGGCGCTGGAATCATCCCCCGACCTGATCCTGCTGGATGTGGTGATGCCCGGCATGGACGGCTTCGACTGCCTGCGCTGGCTCAAGGCCGAACCGCGCACCCAGCACATCCCGGTGATCTTCGTCACCGCGATGACCGAACTGGAGGACGAGGAGCGCGGCTTCGCGCTTGGCGCCGTCGACTACATCCTCAAGCCGATCAGTCCGGCCATCGTGCGCGCCCGGGTGCGCACCCACATCGAACTCAAGCGCCAGCGCGACCTGCTCGAGGAGCATGCCGCGATGGACGGCCTGACCGGCATCGCCAATCGTCGCCGTTTCGACCAGGAACTGAGCCGCAGCTGGCATGCGGCGCAGCGCAACGGACTGCCGCTGACGCTGATGCTGCTCGATGTGGACCACTTCAAGCGCTACAACGACTACTACGGGCACAGTCCGGGCGATGAATGCCTGCGACGGGTGGCGGGCGCCCTGCATGCCACCTTCAGCCGCGGCGAAGACCTCGCCGCGCGCTACGGCGGCGAGGAGTTTGCGCTGCTGCTGACCGGCAGCGGCGGCGGCGCGCTGCAGGTGCAACGAGCGCTGGACGCAGTGCACGCGCTGCAGATCCCGCATGCACGCTCGGAGAGCAGCCTGTTCGTCAGCATCAGCATCGGCGCGGTCACTACCGTCGCCACCCCCGGCGCCTCGGCGGATGCGGCGCTCACCCTGGCCGACGGGCTGCTGTACGCCGCCAAGCATGGCGGGCGCGACCGCGGCGAAGTGCACGACCTGATCGCGGGCGAGCGATCCAGCGTGCTGCGCTCGGGCGCCGGCGAGGTCGCGTCATGA
- a CDS encoding response regulator, whose translation MTRRYSTVVALVFLLLTLMLEAALFGYWTLALHPRLEHEAAQQAQVLAQSQAAALAGALAREGDEARRRELGAVIDQLLLLRNPERDAPFFADIGIELDYDTVDAPPGSLDRRLQQDESRHHSVDVEIYDRDSGELLGIAHFLVDRQFAAGLIQDVRGQLLAQGLLLAAMAAVIGLLLVASLAARERSSERRQAAERALAAEREAFTRELETARDQAEAANRAKSQFLANTSHEIRTPMNAVIGMATLLGRTALDGRQQGLLQQLTSSARMLLGVINDILDLSRIEAGKLKIESRPFRLDDVLTDVSAVVGDRARAKGLDLLFMVAPEIPPQLVGDPVRLQQLLVNLTTNALKFTEQGQVLVEIGLSQRLDGRAWLRFDVSDSGIGIAAGDLARLFQPFTQVDESDTRKHGGVGLGLAICKRLVELMGGEIGADSEPGKGSRFWFTASFGIGPEAAPAARAPSGLRALVVDDNPTTREVFGGMLEALRFDVMLAESGERAIESLAAADPPFDLLVLDWRLPGIDGIAAVRELKARGIRVPATLMVTAFGGEDLMRTAQAAGIDVFLHKPVSPSTLFDAAMQALDRTPGQARQVHAPAPAPGGFDPATRLLLVEDNEINRMVARELLAGIGIQATVAPGGVEALELARRQPFDLVLMDIQMPGLDGIETTQRLRQLPGFARIPVVALTAHAMLGDRQRFLDAGMDDYLAKPIDEAELVRVLGRWLGGSGEGGSCESGARGRGQGPDFGPLTSHNAMTRPKVTTGLKPIPSPPPPAPLLLLPHPPRHRRPGSARAGQWQAGAAVAAGRGFPPAPGRCSRAPGSIRRRRRMERGARAGACAQGHLRDARDESGGRRRGCAGTRGAAGTGQSRSAGRAGRGAAGDRQRADSRARPGRQYASEWRRQPTSGSIATLGNRARRQ comes from the coding sequence ATGACGCGCCGCTACTCCACCGTCGTTGCGCTGGTTTTCCTCTTGCTGACGCTGATGCTGGAGGCGGCGCTGTTCGGCTACTGGACCCTGGCGCTGCATCCACGACTGGAGCATGAGGCGGCGCAGCAGGCGCAGGTATTGGCGCAGTCGCAGGCGGCGGCGCTCGCGGGTGCGCTGGCGCGCGAGGGCGACGAAGCGCGACGGCGCGAGCTGGGCGCGGTGATCGACCAGTTGCTGCTGCTGCGCAACCCCGAGCGCGACGCGCCCTTCTTCGCCGACATCGGCATCGAGCTGGACTACGACACCGTCGATGCGCCGCCGGGCAGCCTCGACCGCCGCCTGCAGCAGGACGAATCGCGACACCATAGCGTGGACGTCGAAATCTACGACCGCGACAGTGGCGAACTGCTCGGCATCGCGCATTTCCTGGTCGACCGCCAGTTCGCCGCCGGGCTGATCCAGGATGTGCGCGGGCAACTGCTGGCGCAGGGCCTGCTGCTGGCGGCGATGGCGGCGGTGATCGGCCTGCTGCTGGTGGCCTCGCTGGCGGCGCGCGAGCGCAGCAGCGAGCGGCGCCAGGCGGCCGAACGCGCGCTGGCCGCCGAGCGCGAGGCCTTCACCCGCGAACTGGAGACCGCGCGCGACCAGGCCGAGGCCGCCAACCGGGCGAAGAGCCAGTTCCTGGCCAACACGAGCCACGAGATCCGCACGCCGATGAATGCGGTGATCGGCATGGCCACGCTGCTCGGGCGCACCGCGCTCGACGGGCGCCAGCAGGGCCTGCTGCAGCAGCTCACCTCCTCGGCGCGGATGCTGCTGGGCGTGATCAACGACATCCTCGACCTTTCCCGCATCGAGGCAGGCAAGCTGAAGATCGAGAGCCGGCCATTCCGCCTCGACGACGTGCTGACCGATGTCTCGGCGGTGGTGGGCGATCGCGCCCGGGCGAAGGGCCTGGACCTGCTGTTCATGGTCGCGCCGGAGATCCCGCCGCAGCTGGTCGGCGATCCGGTGCGGCTGCAGCAGCTGCTGGTCAACCTGACCACCAACGCGCTCAAATTCACCGAACAGGGCCAAGTGCTGGTCGAGATCGGCCTGTCGCAGCGGCTGGACGGGCGCGCCTGGCTGCGCTTCGACGTCAGCGACAGCGGGATCGGCATCGCGGCGGGCGACCTCGCACGGCTGTTTCAGCCATTCACCCAGGTCGACGAATCGGACACCCGCAAGCATGGCGGCGTGGGCCTGGGGCTGGCCATCTGCAAACGCCTGGTCGAGCTGATGGGCGGCGAGATCGGCGCCGACAGCGAACCCGGCAAGGGCAGCCGCTTCTGGTTCACCGCGAGCTTCGGCATCGGTCCCGAAGCCGCGCCGGCGGCGCGCGCACCAAGCGGTTTGCGCGCGCTGGTGGTGGACGACAACCCGACCACGCGCGAGGTCTTCGGCGGCATGCTGGAAGCCCTGCGCTTCGACGTCATGCTGGCGGAATCGGGCGAACGCGCGATTGAGTCCCTGGCCGCCGCCGACCCGCCCTTCGACCTGCTGGTGCTCGACTGGCGCCTGCCCGGGATCGACGGGATCGCGGCAGTGCGCGAACTCAAGGCGCGCGGCATCCGCGTGCCGGCCACCCTGATGGTCACGGCCTTCGGCGGCGAAGACCTGATGCGCACCGCGCAGGCGGCCGGCATCGACGTGTTCCTGCACAAGCCGGTCAGCCCGTCGACCCTGTTCGACGCCGCGATGCAGGCGCTCGACCGCACCCCGGGCCAGGCGCGCCAGGTCCATGCTCCCGCCCCGGCCCCGGGCGGCTTCGATCCCGCCACGCGCCTGCTGCTGGTCGAGGACAACGAGATCAACCGGATGGTCGCGCGCGAGCTGCTGGCAGGCATCGGCATCCAGGCCACCGTGGCGCCTGGCGGCGTGGAGGCGCTGGAACTGGCGCGCCGCCAGCCCTTCGACCTGGTACTGATGGATATCCAGATGCCGGGCCTGGACGGCATCGAAACCACCCAGCGCCTGCGCCAGCTGCCCGGTTTCGCGCGCATACCGGTGGTCGCGCTGACCGCCCACGCGATGCTCGGCGACCGCCAGCGCTTCCTCGACGCCGGGATGGACGACTACCTCGCCAAGCCGATCGACGAGGCCGAGCTGGTGCGGGTGCTGGGGCGTTGGCTGGGCGGGAGTGGAGAAGGCGGGAGTTGCGAAAGCGGGGCAAGGGGCAGGGGGCAGGGGCCCGACTTCGGCCCGCTGACGAGCCACAACGCCATGACGCGCCCTAAGGTCACGACGGGCCTCAAGCCCATCCCCTCGCCCCCGCCCCCTGCCCCGCTTCTGCTGCTCCCCCACCCTCCCCGGCATCGACGTCCCGGCAGCGCTCGCGCGGGTCAATGGCAAGCAGGCGCTGCTGTGGCGGCTGGTCGCGGATTTCCGCCAGCGCCAGGGCGATGCAGCCGCGCGCCTGGCAGCATTCGCCGCCGCCGGCGAATGGAGCGCGGCGCGCGAGCTGGCGCATGCGCTCAAGGGCACCTCCGCGACGCTCGGGATGAATCGGGTGGCCGCCGCCGCGGGTGCGCTGGAACTCGCGGGGCAGCAGGGACAGGGCAATCCCGCAGCGCTGGCCGAGCTGGACGCGGCGCTGCAGGAGATCGCCAGCGCGCAGATTCCCGAGCCCGTCCCGGCCGCCAGTACGCCAGCGAATGGCGACGCCAGCCGACCAGCGGCAGCATTGCAACGCTTGGCAACCGCGCTCGCCGGCAATAG
- a CDS encoding response regulator, which yields MGRYAGEHGQVWAGRCGTRHNRPQSWRNKGAVAALATSAAPHARVLVVEDDPILAAIIADALQGEGYAVDVLHDGAAVAAHVRRQPPQAVLLDLGLPGRDGIAVCRELRTFSTVPLIMVTARADSSDRMHGLDTGADDYLCKPFEPGELIARLRALLRRAQQWQGAAEPTPPLRIDAEAMQASVHGLPVALTPIEFRLLHTLSQHPGRVYTRAQLLDCIYSADHVVNDRTVDSHIKNLRRKLVEAGLADPLGAVYGIGYRFIAG from the coding sequence ATGGGCCGGTACGCTGGGGAGCACGGGCAAGTCTGGGCCGGGCGCTGCGGGACACGCCATAATCGCCCGCAATCGTGGAGAAACAAGGGAGCCGTGGCAGCGTTGGCAACTTCCGCAGCCCCGCATGCGCGCGTGCTGGTGGTCGAGGACGACCCGATCCTCGCGGCCATCATCGCCGACGCGCTGCAGGGCGAGGGCTACGCGGTGGACGTCCTGCACGATGGTGCTGCGGTGGCTGCGCATGTGCGTCGCCAGCCGCCGCAGGCGGTGCTGCTGGACCTCGGCCTGCCCGGGCGCGACGGCATCGCGGTCTGCCGCGAACTGCGCACCTTTTCCACCGTGCCGCTGATCATGGTCACCGCGCGCGCGGATTCGTCCGACCGCATGCATGGCCTCGACACCGGCGCCGACGACTACCTGTGCAAGCCCTTCGAGCCCGGCGAATTGATCGCCCGCCTGCGCGCCCTGCTGCGCCGTGCGCAGCAATGGCAGGGCGCGGCGGAACCCACGCCGCCGCTGCGCATCGATGCCGAGGCGATGCAGGCCAGCGTGCACGGCCTGCCGGTGGCGCTGACCCCGATCGAATTCCGCCTGCTGCACACCCTGTCGCAGCACCCCGGCCGGGTCTACACCCGCGCGCAACTGCTCGATTGCATCTACAGCGCCGACCACGTGGTCAACGACCGCACCGTCGACAGCCACATCAAGAACCTCCGCCGCAAGCTGGTCGAGGCCGGGCTGGCGGACCCGCTGGGCGCGGTCTACGGGATCGGCTATCGGTTTATTGCGGGATGA
- a CDS encoding ATP-binding cassette domain-containing protein produces the protein MTQADINPKDPVIEVNGLVTYFGRRRILDKVDFVVQPGEIRVIMGGSGSGKSTLLRHLLGLLTPAEGSIRVLGRDINRLSPLQRLAFKREIGVSFQGGALFTSMSVGENVALPLREHFKLDENTIRIMSRLKLEVVNLGGFQDLMPSQLSGGMIKRAALARAIVMDPQLLFFDEPSAGLDPVVSAELDELILKLRDAMRMSIVVVTHELDSAFKIADRITVLDQGKVLMTGTVPEVKGSDNQRIQDLLNRRPRHVEVNVDEYLARLTGSDEDL, from the coding sequence ATGACGCAGGCTGACATCAACCCCAAGGATCCGGTGATCGAGGTCAATGGCCTGGTGACCTATTTCGGTCGCCGGCGGATCCTCGACAAGGTCGACTTCGTGGTCCAGCCGGGCGAGATCCGGGTGATCATGGGTGGCTCGGGATCGGGCAAGTCGACCCTGCTGCGGCATTTGCTCGGGCTGCTGACGCCGGCCGAGGGCTCCATCCGCGTGCTCGGGCGCGACATCAATCGGCTGTCGCCGTTGCAGCGCCTGGCGTTCAAGCGCGAGATCGGCGTCAGCTTCCAGGGCGGCGCGCTGTTCACCTCGATGAGCGTGGGCGAGAACGTGGCGCTGCCGCTGCGCGAGCACTTCAAGCTGGACGAGAACACCATCCGCATCATGTCGCGGCTGAAACTTGAGGTGGTCAACCTCGGCGGCTTCCAGGACCTGATGCCTAGCCAGCTCTCCGGCGGCATGATCAAGCGCGCCGCGCTGGCGCGCGCGATCGTCATGGATCCGCAGCTGCTGTTCTTCGACGAGCCCTCGGCGGGCCTGGACCCGGTGGTCTCGGCCGAACTCGACGAACTGATCCTGAAACTGCGCGACGCCATGCGCATGAGCATCGTGGTGGTCACCCACGAACTCGACAGCGCGTTCAAGATCGCCGACCGCATCACCGTGCTGGATCAAGGCAAGGTGCTGATGACCGGCACCGTGCCCGAGGTCAAGGGCAGCGACAACCAGCGCATCCAGGACCTGCTCAACCGCCGCCCGCGGCATGTCGAGGTCAATGTGGATGAGTACCTGGCGCGGCTGACGGGAAGCGATGAGGATCTGTGA
- a CDS encoding MCE family protein, with protein sequence MKRENVNYFLTGVVALVALGLLLGTLFVITGRSGPTDDYVVEYRNVAGLAFGTPVFYQGYRIGQIERITPEREGDTTRFRVDFSVQDGWQIPKDSVAQLMSSGLLSDVFISIREGEAKELLEPGSTIEGREAADLFGAVGELAGEVTSLTRDELTPMVERLGERLESISGKIDEGTPQLIEKAVELVDQLNASAASLKNILRPDNQAHVDRLLSESGAAAANVRQLTGDLAQTREQLNSVLAELDGTVKESRPEVRQAMADLRFTLDAMAQRIDAITYNLESASRHFDEFSRQIRKEPQRLIFAPQADQLPDEGK encoded by the coding sequence GTGAAGCGTGAGAACGTCAACTATTTCCTGACCGGAGTGGTTGCGCTGGTGGCGCTCGGGCTGCTGCTCGGCACGCTGTTCGTGATCACCGGTCGCAGTGGGCCCACCGACGACTACGTGGTCGAGTACCGCAATGTGGCGGGACTGGCTTTCGGCACACCGGTGTTCTACCAGGGCTATCGCATCGGCCAGATCGAGCGCATCACGCCGGAGCGCGAGGGCGACACCACGCGCTTCCGGGTCGACTTCTCGGTGCAGGACGGCTGGCAGATCCCGAAGGATTCGGTGGCGCAGCTGATGTCCTCGGGCCTGCTCTCGGATGTGTTCATCTCGATCCGTGAGGGTGAGGCCAAGGAACTGCTGGAACCGGGCTCCACCATCGAGGGCCGCGAGGCGGCAGACCTGTTCGGCGCCGTCGGCGAGTTGGCCGGCGAGGTCACCAGCCTGACGCGGGACGAGCTGACGCCGATGGTCGAGCGCCTTGGCGAGCGGCTGGAATCGATCAGCGGCAAGATCGACGAAGGCACGCCGCAACTGATCGAGAAGGCGGTGGAGCTGGTCGATCAGTTGAACGCCAGCGCTGCATCGCTGAAGAACATCCTGCGCCCGGACAATCAGGCGCATGTCGACCGTCTCCTCAGCGAATCGGGCGCCGCTGCTGCCAATGTGCGCCAGCTCACCGGCGACCTGGCGCAGACGCGCGAGCAGCTGAACTCGGTCCTTGCCGAGCTGGATGGCACGGTGAAGGAAAGCCGGCCCGAAGTGCGCCAGGCAATGGCCGACTTGCGCTTCACGCTGGATGCCATGGCCCAGCGCATCGACGCGATCACCTACAACCTGGAGTCGGCCAGCCGGCATTTCGATGAGTTCAGCCGGCAGATCCGCAAGGAGCCGCAGCGCCTGATCTTCGCGCCGCAGGCCGACCAGCTTCCAGACGAGGGCAAGTGA
- a CDS encoding membrane integrity-associated transporter subunit PqiC encodes MRRQAIRGWLAASMLLVLTACSAPEAVPDFRYYRLAPASAVEPLHKPLLDQPLVIENFRADGVHGERPILYANDPDSLKISQYHYQLWNDPPPVMVQRRMQELLAAARVSDYVTDRLAPRVSAYRLNAAIYRFERVLVDGQPTEAVLGLRLRLQADAASMPLVERDELIRVPVTGTRVEDAAVALSAAVDQVARRLIEQLKQRKPDA; translated from the coding sequence ATGCGCAGGCAGGCAATCCGAGGTTGGCTGGCCGCGAGCATGCTGCTCGTGCTGACGGCGTGCAGCGCGCCCGAGGCGGTGCCCGATTTCCGTTACTACCGGCTGGCGCCCGCCAGCGCCGTCGAGCCTTTGCACAAGCCCCTGCTGGACCAGCCGCTGGTGATCGAGAACTTCCGCGCCGACGGCGTGCACGGCGAGCGGCCGATCCTCTACGCCAACGATCCCGACAGCCTGAAGATCAGCCAGTACCATTACCAGCTGTGGAACGATCCGCCGCCGGTGATGGTCCAGCGCCGCATGCAGGAACTGCTCGCCGCGGCGCGCGTCTCGGACTATGTGACCGACCGCCTGGCGCCGCGTGTGTCGGCCTACCGGCTGAATGCGGCGATCTACCGCTTCGAGCGCGTGCTGGTCGATGGCCAGCCGACCGAGGCGGTGCTCGGGCTGCGCCTGCGACTGCAGGCCGATGCGGCCAGCATGCCGCTGGTTGAGCGCGATGAGCTGATCCGGGTGCCCGTGACGGGCACCCGCGTCGAGGACGCCGCCGTGGCGCTGTCTGCGGCGGTCGATCAGGTCGCGCGCCGTCTGATCGAGCAGCTGAAACAGCGCAAGCCTGACGCCTGA
- the rimI gene encoding ribosomal protein S18-alanine N-acetyltransferase, with product MSAILKPQVPHVRPMRLDDLVEVLAIEVRAYDFPWTDGVFRDCFKAGYGLWVLEGADGIVGYGVLSAAAGEAHILNLCVCPHHQGQGHGRRLLNRLIDLARWHQVERVFLEVRPSNHAAVALYHRAGFCEIGTRPRYYPARNGREDAVVMARELLVGQ from the coding sequence ATGAGCGCGATTCTCAAGCCGCAGGTTCCGCATGTGCGGCCGATGCGCCTGGACGATCTTGTCGAGGTGCTCGCCATCGAGGTGCGCGCCTACGATTTCCCGTGGACCGACGGCGTCTTCCGCGACTGCTTCAAAGCCGGCTACGGATTGTGGGTGCTCGAGGGCGCCGACGGAATCGTGGGCTACGGCGTGCTCTCGGCAGCCGCGGGCGAGGCGCACATCCTGAACCTGTGCGTCTGCCCGCATCACCAGGGCCAGGGCCATGGTCGGCGCTTGCTCAACCGCCTGATCGACCTGGCGCGCTGGCACCAGGTGGAGCGGGTGTTCCTCGAAGTGCGCCCGTCCAACCACGCCGCCGTTGCGCTCTACCACCGCGCCGGTTTCTGCGAAATCGGCACCCGCCCGCGCTACTACCCCGCGCGCAACGGCCGCGAGGACGCAGTGGTGATGGCGCGCGAGTTGCTGGTGGGGCAGTAG
- a CDS encoding DUF456 domain-containing protein has protein sequence MDIALYILSALLVILGIAGSILPALPGLPMVFGGLFLAAWVGDFQQVGWITLSILGVLTLIALVVDLVASLLGTRKVGASGLAVAGAALGTVVGLFFGIFGLLFGPFAGALIGELMAGRGMQQAARAGTGAWIGFVVGTLAKLALAFSMLGVYALGWLFG, from the coding sequence CTGGACATCGCCCTCTACATCCTTTCCGCCCTGCTGGTGATCCTCGGCATCGCCGGGTCGATCCTGCCGGCACTGCCCGGTCTGCCGATGGTCTTCGGCGGATTGTTCCTGGCCGCGTGGGTGGGGGATTTCCAGCAGGTGGGCTGGATCACGCTGAGCATCCTCGGGGTGCTGACGCTGATCGCGCTGGTGGTCGACCTGGTCGCCTCGCTGCTGGGCACGCGCAAGGTGGGCGCCAGCGGGCTGGCGGTGGCCGGCGCCGCGCTCGGGACCGTGGTCGGGCTGTTTTTCGGCATCTTCGGGCTGCTGTTCGGGCCCTTCGCCGGTGCGCTGATCGGCGAGTTGATGGCGGGTCGCGGCATGCAGCAGGCGGCGCGGGCGGGCACCGGCGCGTGGATCGGCTTCGTGGTCGGGACGCTGGCCAAGCTGGCGCTGGCCTTCAGCATGCTCGGGGTCTACGCGCTGGGTTGGCTGTTCGGCTGA